CGAGCGGTTCTACGCCCATCTCAAGGAGGGACGCGAGGTCGACGTCGCCTACGCGGTGCGCGACCACGGACGCTTCCGCGTCAACATGTTCCTGGCCACGGGGATGGTCCGCGCCGTCATGCGCGCGATCCCGTCCAAGAAGCCCCGCTTCGACGAGCTGAACATGCCGCCGGTGCTCGAGAAGCTCGCGATGGAGCGCCGGGGCATGGTCCTCGTCACCGGCATCACCGGGTCGGGCAAGTCCACGACGCTCGCCGCGATCATCGATTTCATCAACCGCAGTCGCAACGACCACATCATCACCATCGAGGACCCCATCGAGTTCTCGCACGAGGACATCAACTGCGTCATCAGCCAGCGCGAGATCGGCCACGACTCGCCCAACTTCGCCACGGCCCTGCGGGCGGCGCTGCGCGAGGATCCGGACGTGATCCTCGTCGGCGAGATGCGGGACCCGGAGACGATGGCGGTGGCCCTGCACGCGGCCGAGACCGGTCACCTCGTGCTCAGCACGCTGCACACGCTCAACGCGACGGAGACCGTCAACCGCATCATCGGCACCTTCCCGCCCCACCAGGAGCAGCAGATCCGCGACCAGCTGGCGGCGGTCATCGTGGGCGTCATCTCCCAGCGGCTGATTCCCAGGATCGGCGGCGACGGGCGGGTACCGGCCGTAGAGGTGCTGATCGGGACCGCGCTGATCAGGGACTGCATCCGCGAGGCCAAGCGGACGCCGGAGATCCCGGCCTTCATCGCGCAGGGCGCCAGCCAGTACGGCATGCAGACTTTCGACCAGTGCCTGCTCAAGCTCTACCGCGACGCCGTCGTCTCCTACGAGACCGCGCGCGAGGCGGCGACCAACGCCGACGACTTCGACCTGAAGGTGCGCGGCATCTTCTCGACGGGCGAGCTGACGTTCGAGGGCGAGCAAAAGAAGCCACCGCCCGCCAAGCCCGCCGCGGGCAGTCCCTTCTTCAAGAAGCAATCGTAGCGTCACGGCGCCGTCCCTCCCGCGAGCTGGACGCGCGCGGCGCCCGGCTGGCAGCGGCCGACCTGCTCGCCCGGCGGCCCTGGACGCGCGCCGAGCTGACGCGCCGGTTGGTGCGGCGCGGAGCGCCGGCGGCCGTGGCCGAGAGCGTCGTCGCCGACTTGACCTCCCGCGGCTATCTCGACGATGCGGCCTTCGCCCGCCGGTGGGTCGAGACCCGCGCGCGGCGGGGCTACGGTGTCGGCCGCCTCCGCGCCGAGCTGCGGGCCCGCGGCGTGGCCCCGCCCCTGATCGAGGCCGCCCTGGGGACCCTCGAGCCCGGCGCCGATCGGGAGCGCGCGCGCGCGCTGGCCCGGCGGCGGCTGCCGGCCCTCCGCCGGGCGCACCCCGGGCGGGCGGCCCGACGCCTGAGCGACTACCTCCTGCGCCGGGGCTACCCCGCGCGGATGGTGGCGGGCGTGGTCCGGGAGGTTTTCGGCGACGCGCTCGATGTCGCGGCGGAGGAGTGACGCGGTCGTCGTCACCATGCCGCGCCTGGTGCTCCGCGAGTTCAGCGACGACGACTTCGCTGCGGTGCACGAGCACGGATCGGACGCCGACGTCGTTCGCTTCCTGCCCTGGGGGCCCAACACCGAGAGCGACACCCGCGCCACTCGCAGCCGGGCCGCGGCCTTTCGGCAGGAGGGCCCGCGCCGGCACGACGACTTCGCCGTCGTGCTGAGGGCCGAGCAGCGGCTCATCGGCGGATGCGGGCTGCGCGTCGCCGAGCCCGACAGCCGCGAGGGGTTCATCGGCTACGCGCTCGACCGCCGCCACTGGGGCCGGGGCTATGCGACGGAAGCGGGGCGCGGGCTGCTCGTCTTCGGCTTCCAGCCCGGGGGTCTCCATCGGATCTTGGCCACCTGCGACCCGGCCAACGCCGGCTCCGCCCGCGTGCTGGAGAAGATCGGGATGCGCCGGGAGGGCCATCTGCGTGAGCACGTCTGGGCCAAAAGGCGATGGCGCGATTCGCTGCTCTCCGCGGTGCTGCAGCGCGAGGGGCGCGCGGAGCCGGTGATACAATGAGCCTCGCATGACCGGCGACAAGCTCCGCGAGTCGTTCCTTCTCTCTTTCGAGCGCAAGCGTCACACCCGCGTCCGCTCCGCGTCCCTGGTGCCGGGCGACGATCCGACGCTCCTGTTCACGAGCGCGGGGATGGTGCAGTTCAAGGCGGTCTTCCTCGGCGACGAGCGGCGGGAGTACACGCGCGCGACGAGTTGCCAGAAGTGCGTGCGGGCCGGCGGCAAGCACAACGATCTCGACAACGTCGGGCGCACCGCGCGCCACCACACGTTCTTCGAGATGCTGGGCAACTTCTCGTTCGGCGACTACTTCAAGGCCGAGGCGATCGCCTTCGCCTGGGAGTTCCTCACGCGCGATCTCGGCATCGAGCCCCGGCGGCTCTGCGCCACCGTGTTCACTGACGACGACGACGCCTTCGCGCTGTGGAAGAAGGTCGCCGGCTTCGGGGACGACCGAATTTTGAGATTGGGTGAGAAGGACAACTTCTGGGCGATGGGCGACCACGGGCCCTGCGGCCCCTGCTCGGAGATCCACTTCCACCAGGGCGATCATCTCCCCTGTGCCCAGGAGGCGGCCGGGCGGTCGTGTCTCGGCCCCGCCTGCGAGTGCGACCGCTGGCTCGAGATTTGGAACCTCGTCTTCATGCAGTTCAACCGCGACACCAGCGGATCGCTGAGGCCGCTGCCGCGCCCTTCGATCGACACGGGCATGGGGCTCGAGCGCGTTGCCGCGGTGATGCAGGGCAAGACCTCGAACTTCGAGACCGACCTGCTCTGGCCCCTCATCGCCCAGATCTCGAAGCTCGCCGGCAAGCCGTACCGTAACCGCGAGGAAGATGACATCGCCATGC
Above is a window of Candidatus Methylomirabilota bacterium DNA encoding:
- a CDS encoding type IV pilus twitching motility protein PilT, with the protein product MNLDQLLISSVEQGASDLHLKPNSPPIFRINGRLVPRPDLGVVSIQEMEECARRVLPERFYAHLKEGREVDVAYAVRDHGRFRVNMFLATGMVRAVMRAIPSKKPRFDELNMPPVLEKLAMERRGMVLVTGITGSGKSTTLAAIIDFINRSRNDHIITIEDPIEFSHEDINCVISQREIGHDSPNFATALRAALREDPDVILVGEMRDPETMAVALHAAETGHLVLSTLHTLNATETVNRIIGTFPPHQEQQIRDQLAAVIVGVISQRLIPRIGGDGRVPAVEVLIGTALIRDCIREAKRTPEIPAFIAQGASQYGMQTFDQCLLKLYRDAVVSYETAREAATNADDFDLKVRGIFSTGELTFEGEQKKPPPAKPAAGSPFFKKQS
- a CDS encoding GNAT family N-acetyltransferase, with protein sequence MSRRRSDAVVVTMPRLVLREFSDDDFAAVHEHGSDADVVRFLPWGPNTESDTRATRSRAAAFRQEGPRRHDDFAVVLRAEQRLIGGCGLRVAEPDSREGFIGYALDRRHWGRGYATEAGRGLLVFGFQPGGLHRILATCDPANAGSARVLEKIGMRREGHLREHVWAKRRWRDSLLSAVLQREGRAEPVIQ
- a CDS encoding regulatory protein RecX, with amino-acid sequence MRRGAPAAVAESVVADLTSRGYLDDAAFARRWVETRARRGYGVGRLRAELRARGVAPPLIEAALGTLEPGADRERARALARRRLPALRRAHPGRAARRLSDYLLRRGYPARMVAGVVREVFGDALDVAAEE